The following are encoded in a window of Desulfocurvus vexinensis DSM 17965 genomic DNA:
- a CDS encoding heavy-metal-associated domain-containing protein → MTTIRVQGMRCEGCAKSVTRRLETTEGVRDVTVNLATGEITYTAEGAASCELVRRQIEDLGYQVDSAG, encoded by the coding sequence ATGACGACCATCCGCGTGCAAGGCATGCGCTGCGAAGGCTGCGCCAAGAGCGTCACCCGGCGCCTGGAAACCACCGAGGGCGTGCGCGACGTGACCGTGAACCTGGCCACCGGCGAAATCACCTACACCGCCGAGGGCGCCGCCAGCTGCGAGCTGGTGCGCCGCCAGATCGAGGACCTGGGCTACCAGGTGGACAGCGCGGGCTAG
- a CDS encoding chemotaxis protein CheX, protein MSHIDVTVVNPFLNAVIEVLGTMAQVRATPGKPTLKTCATACGDISGIIGLTGECTGTISVTFSARCALAVVGNMLAERLTDIDDTVVDAVGELTNMISGKARQGLEATGRTFRAATPSVITGRGHNIRHCCDGPVLALSFSTLYGPIMVEVCFAGKGECCRLTTGDEEPAPAP, encoded by the coding sequence ATGAGCCACATCGACGTGACCGTCGTCAATCCGTTCCTCAATGCCGTCATCGAGGTGCTGGGCACCATGGCCCAGGTGCGCGCCACGCCCGGCAAACCCACCCTCAAGACCTGCGCCACCGCCTGCGGCGACATCTCCGGCATCATCGGCCTGACCGGCGAATGCACGGGCACCATCTCCGTGACCTTCAGCGCGCGCTGCGCCCTGGCGGTGGTGGGCAACATGCTCGCCGAGCGCCTGACGGACATCGACGACACGGTGGTGGACGCCGTGGGCGAGCTGACGAACATGATCTCCGGCAAGGCCCGCCAGGGGCTGGAGGCCACGGGGCGCACCTTCCGCGCGGCCACGCCCTCGGTGATCACGGGCCGGGGCCACAACATCCGCCACTGCTGCGACGGCCCGGTGCTGGCCCTGAGCTTCTCGACCCTCTACGGGCCGATCATGGTCGAGGTCTGCTTCGCGGGCAAGGGCGAGTGCTGCCGCCTGACCACCGGCGACGAGGAGCCCGCCCCGGCGCCCTAG
- a CDS encoding M48 family metallopeptidase — protein sequence MTLRISPRVGFEVVVPRGFDHARVPAIVQDRAQWAARHLERIAGLGWSPQAAPARPAALALRAQGREVALRTAHDARKPPALRQLGPDALLLAGDTADQDACRALVRAWLKARAREAFGPRLRALAAAHGLPCARLHLRAQKTRWGSCSASGTISLNCTLLFLPPELADYVLLHELCHIRHLDHSREYWALLETLLPGARALDAALNASAHVPAWLRL from the coding sequence GTGACGCTGCGCATCTCGCCGCGCGTGGGGTTCGAGGTGGTGGTGCCGCGCGGGTTCGACCATGCGCGCGTCCCGGCCATTGTCCAGGACCGGGCCCAGTGGGCCGCGCGGCACCTGGAGCGCATCGCGGGGCTGGGCTGGAGCCCGCAGGCCGCCCCGGCCCGGCCCGCAGCCCTGGCCCTGCGTGCCCAAGGCCGCGAAGTGGCCCTGCGCACGGCCCACGACGCGCGCAAGCCCCCGGCTCTGCGCCAGCTCGGGCCCGACGCGCTGCTGCTGGCGGGCGACACCGCCGACCAGGACGCCTGCCGGGCCCTGGTGCGCGCCTGGCTCAAGGCCCGGGCCCGCGAGGCCTTCGGCCCCCGGCTGCGCGCGCTGGCCGCCGCCCATGGCCTGCCCTGCGCGCGGCTGCACCTGCGCGCCCAGAAAACGCGCTGGGGCAGCTGCTCGGCCTCGGGCACCATCAGCCTCAACTGCACCCTGCTCTTCCTGCCGCCGGAGCTGGCCGACTACGTGCTGCTCCACGAGCTGTGCCACATCCGGCACCTGGACCACTCCCGCGAATACTGGGCGCTGCTGGAAACCCTGCTGCCCGGGGCCCGCGCCCTGGACGCCGCCCTGAACGCCTCGGCCCACGTGCCCGCCTGGCTGCGGCTCTAG
- a CDS encoding YchJ family protein — translation MTETSICPCGSGLAFDACCGPIISGATPAPTALALMRSRYSAYATGAIEHVRNTLCAAQRGDFDHEAATAWSRNSQWLGLEIHATEAGGEADQRGTVDFTASFALDGVPQQHRERAEFRREDGAWVYEDGQVRGNPTVRRESPKVGRNDPCPCGSGKKFKKCCGQ, via the coding sequence GTGACCGAAACGAGCATTTGTCCCTGCGGGTCCGGCCTGGCCTTTGACGCCTGCTGCGGGCCGATCATCTCCGGCGCCACCCCGGCGCCCACCGCCCTGGCCCTGATGCGCTCGCGCTACAGCGCCTACGCCACCGGCGCCATCGAGCACGTTCGCAACACCCTGTGCGCCGCCCAGCGCGGGGACTTCGACCACGAGGCCGCCACAGCCTGGTCGCGCAATTCGCAGTGGCTGGGCCTGGAAATCCACGCCACCGAGGCGGGCGGCGAGGCCGACCAGCGCGGCACGGTGGATTTCACGGCCTCCTTCGCCCTGGACGGCGTGCCCCAGCAGCACCGCGAGCGGGCCGAATTCCGCCGCGAAGACGGGGCCTGGGTCTACGAGGACGGCCAGGTGCGCGGCAACCCCACCGTGCGCCGCGAGTCGCCCAAGGTGGGCCGCAACGATCCCTGCCCCTGCGGCAGCGGCAAGAAGTTCAAGAAATGCTGCGGCCAGTAG
- a CDS encoding NifB/NifX family molybdenum-iron cluster-binding protein, whose amino-acid sequence MKIAIPSKEQDGAHVVDAHFGHCQFFTILTVNDQTRQIEVEEHMVPPSECGCKSNLAPTLAANGVSVLLAGNMGQGAVDTLARAGIQALRGYEGQVRHVAEHWLAGGAVPASPICDHHGHEDGSCGHHH is encoded by the coding sequence ATGAAGATCGCCATCCCCAGCAAGGAGCAGGACGGGGCCCACGTCGTGGACGCCCACTTCGGCCATTGCCAGTTCTTCACCATCCTGACCGTCAACGACCAGACCCGCCAGATCGAGGTGGAAGAGCACATGGTGCCGCCGAGCGAGTGCGGCTGCAAGTCCAACCTGGCGCCGACCCTGGCCGCCAACGGCGTGAGCGTGCTGCTGGCGGGCAACATGGGCCAGGGCGCGGTGGACACCCTGGCGCGCGCGGGCATCCAGGCCCTGCGCGGCTACGAGGGCCAGGTGCGCCATGTGGCCGAGCACTGGCTGGCCGGCGGCGCCGTGCCCGCCTCGCCCATCTGCGACCACCACGGGCACGAGGACGGCTCGTGCGGACACCACCACTGA
- the arfB gene encoding alternative ribosome rescue aminoacyl-tRNA hydrolase ArfB, with translation MPILLDSITIPDSELEFSATRSSGPGGQHVNKVSTCVTVSFDVAGAPCLPEAARARLLERLAPRLTREGVLRVSVQDTRSQAANKELAVERLTALLRAALARPKPRRPTRPTKASRQRRLTAKKQRATVKQGRGRVGGGEE, from the coding sequence ATGCCTATCCTCTTGGATTCAATAACGATCCCCGACAGCGAACTGGAGTTCAGCGCCACGCGCAGCTCCGGGCCCGGGGGCCAGCACGTCAACAAGGTCAGCACCTGCGTGACCGTGAGCTTCGACGTGGCCGGGGCGCCCTGCCTGCCCGAGGCGGCGCGGGCGCGCCTGCTGGAACGCCTGGCCCCGCGCCTGACCCGCGAGGGCGTCCTGCGCGTCAGCGTGCAGGACACACGCTCCCAGGCCGCCAACAAGGAGCTGGCCGTGGAGCGCCTGACGGCCCTGCTGCGCGCCGCCCTCGCCCGCCCCAAACCCCGCCGCCCCACCCGCCCCACCAAAGCCTCACGCCAACGCCGCCTGACAGCCAAAAAACAACGCGCCACCGTCAAGCAGGGCCGGGGGCGCGTGGGGGGCGGGGAGGAGTGA
- a CDS encoding L-serine ammonia-lyase, translated as MAQMSAITTSVFDLFNIGPGPSSSHTIGPMRAAFDFLERVRALPGEVRARADGLRCHLYGSLSATGDGHGTDKAVLAGLLGHSPETVPQALLDELLEHPGRRHPLPVDGARLDLGPDTVVFDAVEHGFSCNNTLVLRLLAGGEALFEMEYHSVGGGFIQWRGWQEPDLGPPPHPYATMAELRAQLAATGLALHELILANEKALYRRSTREIEEQLDRVMRHMENAVRRGCETEGVLPGCIGLRRKAPTLVRRAGESRHSSDRFLMLVNAYAMAAAEENAAGHVVVTAPTSGASGVIPSLLYVLHNHMELPREAVRRGLLAAAAVGFLVKRNASLAGAEVGCQGEIGTASAMAAAMLAYATGHPLQVAENAAEIALEHHLGLTCDPVGGYVQIPCIERNAMGAVKAYNAYLMATLGDPATQVIDLDKAIWTMNQTGRDMHRKYKETALGGLALHMPRC; from the coding sequence ATGGCGCAAATGAGTGCCATCACCACCTCGGTCTTCGACCTCTTCAACATCGGCCCCGGCCCGTCGAGCTCGCACACCATCGGCCCCATGCGCGCGGCCTTCGACTTCCTGGAGCGCGTGCGCGCCCTGCCCGGCGAGGTCCGCGCCCGGGCCGACGGGCTGCGCTGCCACCTCTACGGGTCGCTGTCGGCCACCGGCGACGGCCACGGCACGGACAAGGCCGTGCTGGCCGGGCTGCTCGGCCACAGCCCCGAGACCGTGCCCCAGGCCCTGCTGGACGAGCTGCTGGAGCACCCCGGGCGGCGCCATCCGCTGCCCGTGGACGGCGCGCGGCTGGACCTGGGGCCGGACACGGTGGTCTTCGACGCCGTGGAGCACGGCTTTTCCTGCAACAACACGCTGGTGCTGCGGCTTTTGGCGGGCGGCGAGGCGCTTTTCGAGATGGAGTACCACTCCGTGGGCGGGGGGTTCATCCAGTGGCGCGGCTGGCAGGAGCCGGACCTGGGCCCGCCCCCGCACCCCTACGCGACCATGGCCGAGCTGCGCGCGCAGCTCGCGGCCACGGGCCTGGCCCTGCATGAGCTGATCCTGGCCAACGAGAAGGCGCTCTACCGCCGCAGCACCCGCGAAATCGAGGAGCAGCTCGACCGCGTGATGCGGCACATGGAAAACGCCGTGCGCCGGGGTTGCGAGACCGAGGGTGTGCTCCCGGGCTGCATCGGCCTGCGGCGCAAGGCGCCGACCCTGGTGCGCCGCGCGGGCGAGTCGCGCCACAGCTCCGACCGCTTCCTGATGCTCGTCAACGCCTACGCCATGGCCGCCGCCGAGGAGAACGCCGCCGGGCATGTGGTGGTCACGGCGCCGACCTCGGGCGCGTCGGGGGTCATCCCCAGCCTGCTCTATGTGCTGCACAACCATATGGAGCTGCCGCGCGAGGCCGTGCGCCGGGGCCTGCTGGCCGCCGCCGCCGTGGGCTTCCTGGTCAAGCGCAACGCCTCGCTGGCCGGGGCCGAGGTCGGCTGCCAGGGCGAGATCGGCACGGCCTCGGCCATGGCCGCCGCCATGCTGGCCTACGCCACGGGCCACCCGCTCCAGGTGGCCGAAAACGCGGCGGAAATCGCCCTGGAACACCACCTGGGCCTGACCTGCGACCCCGTGGGCGGCTATGTGCAGATCCCCTGCATCGAGCGCAACGCCATGGGCGCGGTCAAGGCCTACAACGCCTACCTCATGGCCACCCTCGGCGACCCCGCCACCCAGGTCATCGACCTGGACAAGGCCATCTGGACCATGAACCAAACCGGCCGCGACATGCATCGCAAGTACAAGGAAACAGCTTTGGGAGGATTGGCATTGCATATGCCGAGGTGTTGA
- a CDS encoding YheT family hydrolase: MPLVPSAFCPPPLLRGGHVQTLYPFVLRPRVPVEYRRERLELPDGDFLDLDWSPAPEPDGAQSSRLALVIHGLEGHSRRKYVTGMALALNRAGWDVCAMNHRGCSGEPNRLARTYHSGETADLHTALTRALAAGGYSRAALVGFSMGGNQVAKYLGEDPGRVPPQVCAAVAVSAPLDLAASVRALERGAARLYQGYLMRSLKAKMRAKAALLPGALSTAGLDAMRTFRQFDDAYTAPLNGFADAADYYARNGAVRVLEGVGLPLLVLSAADDPFLAPECYPRAQARASATLHLETPATGGHVGFVPGDGGPYWSEARAVEFLARHA; this comes from the coding sequence GTGCCCCTGGTCCCTTCCGCCTTCTGCCCCCCGCCGCTGCTGCGCGGCGGGCACGTCCAGACCCTGTACCCCTTCGTCCTGCGCCCGCGCGTGCCCGTGGAGTACCGCCGCGAGCGCCTGGAGCTGCCCGACGGCGACTTCCTGGACCTGGACTGGAGCCCGGCCCCGGAGCCGGACGGCGCGCAGTCCTCGCGGCTGGCCCTGGTCATCCACGGCCTGGAGGGCCACTCGCGGCGCAAATACGTCACGGGCATGGCCCTGGCCCTGAACCGCGCGGGCTGGGACGTGTGCGCCATGAACCACCGCGGCTGCTCGGGCGAGCCCAACCGCCTGGCGCGCACCTACCACAGCGGCGAGACCGCCGACCTGCACACGGCCCTGACCCGGGCCCTGGCCGCCGGGGGCTACAGCCGCGCGGCCCTGGTGGGCTTCAGCATGGGCGGCAACCAGGTGGCCAAGTACCTGGGCGAGGACCCCGGGCGCGTGCCGCCCCAGGTCTGCGCGGCGGTGGCCGTGTCCGCGCCGCTGGACCTGGCGGCCTCGGTGCGCGCCCTGGAGCGCGGCGCGGCGCGGCTCTACCAGGGCTACCTCATGCGCAGCCTCAAGGCGAAAATGCGCGCCAAGGCCGCCCTGCTGCCCGGGGCGCTGTCCACCGCCGGGCTGGACGCCATGCGCACCTTCCGCCAGTTCGACGACGCCTACACCGCGCCGCTCAACGGTTTTGCCGACGCCGCCGACTACTACGCTCGCAACGGCGCCGTGCGCGTGCTGGAGGGCGTGGGCCTGCCGCTGCTGGTGCTCTCCGCCGCCGATGACCCCTTCCTGGCCCCGGAGTGCTACCCGCGCGCCCAGGCCCGGGCCAGCGCCACCCTGCACCTGGAAACCCCCGCCACCGGCGGCCATGTGGGCTTCGTGCCCGGCGATGGCGGGCCCTACTGGTCCGAGGCGCGGGCCGTGGAATTCCTGGCGCGCCACGCCTGA
- a CDS encoding M16 family metallopeptidase, producing MPPLFFIRAARATTKETTECLMLKRIIALAGALLVAAGVSLAHAGDAPPVLTRLENGLDVLVQPDTRFPLVSLRLYVRAGAAYETPAQAGISHLLEHMVFKGTARRAPGQVAEEIEGAGGYLNAATSFDYTVYIIDLPAERLELGLDVLRDMIFGAALDPEELEREKQVVLAELERGEDTPGSRRFQALQPLLWGGTPYERPIIGLRETVSAFTRQDILDYIARFYQPQSMLAVVVGDVDPERALELVRAQFGDLKNTAPVAPRGPLPAPRFEAPRVAVQAGPWNKVYLSVAFPAPALGSAQAPGLDLLAQVLGGDRSSRLYRKYQYELGLVDSISAYAMGLEGTGLFTISAELDRDKLPAFWSALAADLAGLDPASFTDRELGRARLNIEDDLYSSKETLGGLASKIGYFQFFENGMRAEDNYLHALRHVGTAELGALARATLTREALAAVVLLPEGGQTDAPALERELREAVDAAFGPGAGATAQAGPADGAGAQAQTVDLGGGRTLVLLPDATLPYASVTMAFPGGDALLFPDEQGLAELAARTLTRGTAGMSATEFRDFLADRAASIGARATRDMFTVSARFPSRFAPEVLPLLGQTLAAPAFAPEEVARVVTEQQAAIRSREDEPTGLAFRHLFPMVFADTGYAHLHEGTVDGVAGLGPAQVREFWERQRRQPWTMAVCGDFDPGAVTALARELAAGPPAEPFAFPVPAWGKERSRALTLADRNQSHIVVAFPVPGLRSDDSVGLDVLRQALAGQGGLLFRELRDRQGLGYSVTALLWQAPETGFLAFYIGTSPDKTAQALEGFRQAVTGLRETPLAQAEVARAASLIAGDYHRDHQSLSARSAEAAGLLARGFPADHDRQGVARAALVSPADLQALARDWLVWERAYVLTVAP from the coding sequence GTGCCCCCGCTTTTTTTCATCCGCGCCGCGCGCGCCACCACCAAGGAGACCACGGAGTGCCTCATGCTGAAACGGATCATCGCCCTGGCGGGAGCCCTGCTCGTGGCCGCCGGGGTTAGCCTGGCCCACGCCGGGGACGCCCCCCCGGTGCTCACGCGCCTGGAAAACGGCCTGGACGTGCTGGTGCAGCCCGACACGCGCTTCCCCCTGGTTTCGCTGCGCCTGTACGTGCGCGCGGGGGCGGCCTACGAAACCCCGGCCCAGGCGGGCATCAGCCACCTGCTGGAGCATATGGTCTTCAAGGGCACCGCGCGCCGCGCCCCGGGGCAGGTGGCCGAGGAGATCGAGGGCGCGGGCGGCTACCTGAATGCCGCCACCAGCTTCGACTACACCGTCTACATCATCGACCTGCCCGCCGAGCGCTTGGAGCTGGGCCTGGACGTGCTGCGCGACATGATCTTCGGCGCGGCCCTGGACCCCGAAGAGCTGGAGCGCGAAAAGCAGGTCGTGCTCGCGGAGCTGGAGCGCGGCGAGGACACCCCCGGCAGCCGCCGCTTCCAGGCCCTGCAACCGCTGCTGTGGGGCGGCACGCCCTACGAGCGGCCCATCATCGGCCTGCGCGAGACCGTGTCGGCCTTCACCCGCCAGGATATCCTGGACTACATCGCCCGGTTCTACCAGCCGCAGTCCATGCTGGCCGTGGTGGTGGGCGACGTGGACCCGGAGCGGGCCCTGGAGCTGGTGCGCGCGCAGTTCGGCGACCTGAAGAACACCGCCCCGGTGGCCCCGCGCGGGCCGCTGCCCGCGCCGCGCTTCGAGGCGCCGCGCGTGGCCGTGCAGGCCGGGCCGTGGAACAAGGTCTATCTTTCCGTGGCCTTCCCGGCCCCGGCCCTGGGCTCGGCCCAGGCCCCGGGGCTGGACCTGCTGGCCCAGGTGCTGGGCGGCGACCGCTCCTCGCGCCTGTACCGCAAGTACCAGTACGAGCTGGGCCTTGTGGACTCCATTTCGGCCTATGCCATGGGCCTGGAGGGCACGGGCCTGTTCACCATCAGCGCCGAGCTGGACCGCGACAAGCTGCCCGCCTTCTGGAGCGCGCTGGCCGCCGACCTGGCCGGGCTGGACCCCGCGTCCTTCACCGACCGCGAGCTGGGCCGCGCCCGGCTGAACATCGAGGACGACCTCTATTCCTCCAAGGAGACCCTGGGCGGGCTGGCCTCCAAGATCGGCTACTTCCAGTTTTTCGAGAACGGCATGCGCGCCGAGGACAATTACCTGCACGCCCTGCGCCACGTGGGCACCGCCGAGCTGGGCGCCCTGGCGCGGGCCACCCTGACCCGCGAGGCCCTGGCCGCCGTGGTCCTGCTGCCCGAGGGCGGCCAGACCGACGCCCCGGCCCTGGAACGCGAGCTGCGCGAGGCCGTGGACGCGGCCTTCGGCCCCGGCGCCGGGGCCACGGCCCAGGCCGGACCCGCCGACGGCGCGGGCGCGCAGGCGCAGACCGTGGACCTGGGCGGGGGCCGGACCCTGGTGCTGCTGCCCGACGCGACCCTGCCCTACGCCTCGGTGACCATGGCCTTCCCCGGCGGCGACGCGCTGCTGTTCCCCGACGAGCAGGGGCTGGCCGAGCTTGCGGCCCGAACCCTGACCCGGGGCACCGCCGGGATGTCGGCCACCGAGTTCCGCGATTTCCTGGCCGACCGCGCCGCGTCCATCGGCGCCCGGGCCACCCGCGACATGTTCACCGTCAGCGCGCGCTTCCCCTCGCGCTTCGCCCCCGAGGTGCTGCCCCTGCTGGGGCAGACCCTGGCCGCCCCGGCCTTCGCCCCCGAGGAAGTCGCCCGCGTCGTCACCGAGCAGCAGGCCGCCATCCGCAGCCGCGAGGACGAGCCCACGGGCCTGGCCTTCCGCCACCTGTTCCCCATGGTCTTCGCCGACACCGGCTACGCCCACCTGCACGAGGGTACCGTGGACGGCGTGGCGGGCCTGGGCCCGGCCCAGGTGCGCGAGTTCTGGGAGCGCCAGCGCCGCCAGCCGTGGACCATGGCCGTGTGCGGCGACTTTGACCCCGGGGCCGTCACGGCCCTGGCCCGCGAGCTGGCCGCCGGGCCGCCCGCCGAGCCCTTCGCCTTCCCCGTGCCTGCCTGGGGCAAGGAGCGCTCCCGGGCCCTGACCCTGGCCGACCGCAACCAGTCGCACATCGTGGTGGCCTTCCCCGTGCCGGGGCTGCGCTCGGACGACAGCGTGGGGCTGGACGTGCTGCGCCAGGCCCTGGCCGGGCAGGGTGGGCTGCTGTTCCGCGAGCTGCGCGACCGCCAGGGCCTGGGCTACTCCGTCACCGCCCTGCTTTGGCAGGCGCCGGAAACGGGTTTTCTGGCCTTCTACATCGGCACCTCGCCCGACAAGACCGCCCAGGCCCTGGAAGGCTTCCGCCAGGCCGTGACCGGCCTGCGCGAGACGCCCCTGGCCCAGGCCGAGGTGGCCCGCGCCGCCAGCCTCATCGCCGGGGACTACCACCGCGACCACCAGAGCCTGTCGGCCCGCAGCGCCGAGGCCGCCGGGCTGCTGGCGCGCGGCTTCCCGGCGGACCACGACCGCCAGGGCGTGGCCCGGGCCGCCCTGGTCAGCCCTGCCGACCTGCAAGCCCTGGCCCGCGACTGGCTGGTCTGGGAGCGCGCCTATGTGCTGACCGTCGCGCCCTAG
- a CDS encoding DMT family transporter — MAQSSRAAALLALTALLWSSGGLAVKAIDLHPMAITGVRSALSALTLLVLLRGAARPALTPAGLGAALGYAGLLVTNVVATKLTTAANAILLAYTAPLYVALLAPALLGEPTRKADWALLAAALGGMVLFFLDRLSPTGLWGNVIAVGTGLCYAAFTLCMRAQKDASPVGSVVLGHAIAAAVGLPFLAQGLPGAGGALGLVYLGVVQQGLSLLLYVWCIRRLPALTAILIMTLEPVLNPLWVALGVGELPGPWALAGGAVVLCAVTLRAVAGAMPPGGLRRPRGCGMLVPKPALGPVRGQGRNSGRKP, encoded by the coding sequence GTGGCGCAGAGTTCCCGCGCGGCGGCGCTGCTGGCGCTGACCGCCCTGCTGTGGAGTTCCGGCGGGCTGGCCGTCAAGGCCATCGACCTGCACCCCATGGCCATCACCGGCGTGCGCAGCGCCCTGTCGGCGCTGACGCTGCTCGTGCTGCTGCGCGGGGCGGCCCGCCCGGCCCTGACCCCGGCGGGCCTGGGCGCGGCCCTGGGCTACGCGGGGCTGCTCGTCACCAACGTGGTGGCCACCAAGCTGACCACGGCGGCCAACGCCATCCTGCTGGCCTACACCGCGCCGCTGTATGTGGCCCTGCTGGCCCCGGCCCTGCTGGGCGAGCCCACCCGCAAGGCCGACTGGGCCCTGCTGGCCGCCGCCTTGGGCGGCATGGTGCTCTTCTTCCTCGACCGGCTCTCGCCCACGGGGCTGTGGGGCAACGTCATCGCCGTGGGCACGGGCCTGTGCTACGCGGCCTTCACCCTGTGCATGCGCGCCCAGAAGGACGCCTCCCCCGTGGGCTCGGTGGTCCTGGGCCACGCCATCGCGGCGGCGGTGGGCCTGCCTTTCCTGGCCCAGGGCCTGCCCGGCGCGGGCGGGGCCCTGGGGCTGGTCTATCTGGGCGTGGTCCAGCAGGGGCTGTCGCTGTTGCTCTACGTCTGGTGCATCCGCCGCCTGCCCGCCCTGACGGCCATCCTGATCATGACCCTGGAGCCGGTGCTCAACCCGCTGTGGGTGGCCCTGGGCGTGGGCGAGCTGCCCGGGCCGTGGGCCCTGGCGGGCGGGGCGGTGGTGCTGTGCGCCGTGACCCTGCGCGCCGTGGCCGGGGCAATGCCGCCCGGCGGTTTGCGGCGCCCGCGCGGCTGTGGTATGCTTGTTCCCAAACCGGCCCTCGGACCCGTCCGGGGCCAGGGCCGCAACAGCGGGAGGAAGCCATGA